In a single window of the Branchiostoma floridae strain S238N-H82 chromosome 2, Bfl_VNyyK, whole genome shotgun sequence genome:
- the LOC118410512 gene encoding cannabinoid receptor 2-like: MERNISDATTGFAPPNATGPCLEWFAENALSENLTFETVRTICAISGWAPFGFPGRKSVTIVLSVIGMLLNSLVVFGVAKLQQNKPLYYLIANLAVTDIVTNIVGNVMLELTEAVTYRMFMVFLVTVVHFPVILSLTGLVLLSVDRYVSVQHPIFYHGTVGRGHVLVAVAGAWVSAALLCFSPMMGWNCKGTNTSNDRCFLGAVEGSYIVFMTVLCATGVVVVVSTNARVFVTLRRRLNISAYGNNHQQVGCVHMNQQHIISASKKARSVLVIIVVFLITWLLFLWWQVTILVTIYNTWDSLMGIGVNLQFRFVFLVVFWLAPIVNPLVYAFRLPALRRVVSNSLRNGAVRLWRRLVPPQQVHPAAIQM, translated from the coding sequence ATGGAGAGAAACATCAGTGATGCCACGACCGGGTTCGCTCCTCCCAACGCCACGGGCCCGTGCCTGGAATGGTTCGCGGAAAATGCCCTCAGCGAGAACCTGACATTCGAGACTGTGAGGACGATTTGTGCAATATCAGGGTGGGCTCCGTTCGGTTTTCCTGGAAGGAAAAGCGTGACCATAGTATTGAGTGTCATCGGCATGTTGCTCAACAGCCTTGTTGTCTTCGGCGTTGCTAAGTTACAGCAAAACAAACCGCTGTACTACTTGATCGCAAATCTGGCCGTAACCGATATCGTGACTAACATTGTAGGCAATGTCATGCTCGAGCTAACGGAAGCTGTGACGTACCGAATGTTTATGGTCTTTTTAGTCACGGTGGTGCACTTCCCCGTGATCCTGTCTCTGACCGGGCTGGTACTTCTGTCCGTGGACCGGTATGTTTCCGTCCAGCACCCCATTTTCTACCACGGCACCGTGGGCAGAGGGCACGTACTGGTGGCGGTGGCAGGAGCTTGGGTGTCCGCCGCTCTGCTCTGCTTCTCCCCGATGATGGGATGGAACTGTAAAGGGACGAACACCAGCAACGATAGGTGCTTCCTCGGCGCTGTAGAGGGGAGCTACATCGTGTTCATGACGGTTCTGTGTGCGACAGGGGTTGTCGTGGTGGTGTCCACGAACGCACGCGTCTTCGTGACGCTCAGACGGCGGCTGAACATATCTGCGTACGGGAACAATCATCAGCAAGTCGGGTGCGTACATATGAACCAGCAGCACATCATCTCCGCATCGAAAAAGGCAAGAAGCGTGCTCGTTATAATAGTCGTATTCCTGATCACCTGGCTTCTGTTTCTGTGGTGGCAAGTGACGATATTGGTGACCATCTACAACACCTGGGACAGTCTGATGGGTATCGGTGTCAATCTGCAGTTTCGGTTCGTCTTTCTTGTCGTCTTTTGGTTGGCACCCATCGTGAATCCTCTCGTGTACGCCTTCCGATTGCCGGCGCTGAGGAGGGTGGTGTCGAACAGTCTCAGGAACGGAGCGGTCCGTCTCTGGAGACGTCTCGTCCCGCCACAACAGGTACATCCCGCCGCTATACAGATGTAA
- the LOC118406155 gene encoding acid-sensing ion channel 1C-like encodes MSPQEEKESPEKEFAGNTTLHGLNRIVIAPSGYFRVLWVFAILASYSGFSYMLSSMIMDYFSYDTITDTKLQFTDGLPFPAVTICNMNMFDAGKLTLVETSYLSPYLYRTQLDIPTLLAIGFNPDDTINSTIGNITLQDIVFQNGFDINPDRMSLCFWKNEACTYLNFTHSYTSFGNCYTFNSDKSNTLWQTMEGHGNGLMVFVDVRADQYTESYFSGGNSEIGLKLLVHDQDEPPMMETQGIALAPGSHAFIGVKRTVYENHVPPWGVCEDRQLEYYDTYTMNGCYLECRSKHVIANCSCRPFSLPGKAPLCDPGNTSTCVRTVLERVISGELKCDCPVPCSMIKYSTSVSYAGWPNRNTRDYITQLYGIDKDYMAENGVVFSVFYEQLNYQKIRELKAMDGGQLASNIGGMMGLFIGASLLTLLEVWEYLWQRLKGFLGKSTIRHPRVAEVQAEPDNKAESMHNATFYK; translated from the exons ATGTCGCCCCAAGAGGAGAAAGAGTCCCCTGAGAAAGAGTTCGCCGGTAACACGACTCTACACGGACTTAACAGG ATTGTGATCGCCCCAAGCGGTTACTTCCGGGTCCTGTGGGTTTTTGCCATTCTGGCTTCATATAGCGGATTCTCATACATGTTGAGCTCTAT GATCATGGACTATTTCAGCTACGACACCATCACCGATACGAAGTTGCAGTTTACCGATGGCTTACCATTTCCGGCTGTCACAATCTGCAACATGAACAT GTTTGATGCCGGGAAACTGACGTTAGTAGAGACATCTTACCTGTCTCCGTACCTGTACAGAACTCAGTTAGACATCCCCACTCTCCTGGCCATCGGCTTCAATCCTGACGATACCATCAACTCTACCATAGGG aacataacattacaagaTATCGTGTTCCAAAACGGCTTTGACATCAACCCAGATCGCATGTCACTCTGCTTCTGGAAAAACGAGGCTTGCACCTATTTG AACTTTACACATTCGTACACCTCCTTCGGCAACTGTTACACCTTCAACTCCGACAAGTCCAACACGCTATGGCAGACGATGGAGGGGCACGGAAATGGTCTCATGGTCTTTGTGGACGTTAGAGCG GATCAGTACACGGAAAGCTATTTCTCAGGAGGGAACTCTGAAATCGGACTGAAGTTACTGGTTCATGACCAAGATGAGCCTCCTATGATGGAAACCCAGGGCATCGCCCTCGCACCGGGGAGCCACGCTTTCATCGGCGTCAAGCGGACAGTG TACGAGAACCACGTGCCACCGTGGGGGGTCTGCGAGGACCGACAGCTGGAGTATTACGACACCTACACGATGAACGGCTGCTATCTGGAGTGCAGAAGTAAACACGTCATCGCGAACTGCAGCTGTCGGCCCTTCTCCTTGCCAG GAAAAGCGCCACTATGCGACCCAGGTAATACCTCCACTTGCGTCAGAACTGTACTAG AGAGGGTGATCTCTGGTGAGCTGAAGTGTGACTGTCCTGTACCTTGCAGTATGATCAAGTACAGCACGTCTGTGTCCTACGCTGGGTGGCCAAACAGAAACACCAGGGACTACATCACTCAACTTTACGGCATCGACAAAGACTACATGGC AGAAAATGGTGTTGTCTTCAGCGTCTTCTACGAACAACTGAATTATCAGAAAATCCGGGAGCTGAAAGCTATGGACGGTGGACAACTTGCAA GTAACATCGGAGGAATGATGGGCCTGTTTATAGGAGCCAGCCTGCTGACCCTCCTGGAGGTGTGGGAGTACCTGTGGCAGCGTCTGAAGGGGTTCCTCGGGAAAAGTACTATTAGGCATCCGAGGGTCGCAGAGGTCCAAGCTGAGCCTGATAACAAAGCCGAGAGCATGCATAATGCCACTTTTTACAAATGA